Proteins encoded together in one Catellatospora citrea window:
- a CDS encoding PHP domain-containing protein, with protein MGHSHHPHTHPHDHDHDHHAGPSDVPPALDLSVPDSELSPADVSRRGLLRGAGLLGAGVAAGSVLAQPSPAHAHGDGGQREAKGGFHWLAGDHHIHTQYSSDAMYRVVDQARHARANGLDWMVVTDHGSVAHAKIGVEKVNPDIRAAREQLKDLLIYQGLEWNIPAAEHATVFVAPGRNEVAVLKEFENAYDGSVVGAGDPTPANEALAIAGIRFLGEAVRKRRIDGALFLANHPARRGIDSPHEVRGWRDADPSVAIGMEGAPGHQAAGLPRATAGRARGYYDNNPSAASFPGYPLESYRTWGGFDWMTATVGGLWDSLLAEGKPWWISANSDSHVNYLDTAQRGPGGDFNTDGRYPDPVYGPLLTEAGDYWPGQYSRTHVGAGSFSYRAVMDGLRAGRVWVDHGGLISGLDVRARVAGDRRRDSGTPLGGVLRVKRGTSVELTIDVDLAGTPNWSQFVPVLARVDVIAGLVTGPVADRDTFTAPTAKVVKSFEVGKGTGRVSFTYALGRVDEPCYLRVRGTDGNRSAPGLMGAGVDPSGPAMDVIGAADPWLDLWFYGNPIWVLPS; from the coding sequence ATGGGCCACTCGCACCACCCCCACACCCACCCGCACGACCACGATCACGATCACCACGCCGGGCCGAGCGATGTGCCGCCCGCCCTCGACCTGTCGGTGCCGGACAGCGAGCTGTCCCCGGCCGACGTGTCGCGGCGCGGGCTGCTGCGCGGCGCCGGCCTGCTCGGCGCGGGCGTCGCCGCGGGCAGCGTGCTCGCGCAGCCGTCCCCGGCCCACGCCCACGGCGACGGCGGGCAGCGCGAGGCCAAGGGCGGCTTCCACTGGCTCGCCGGTGACCACCACATCCACACGCAGTACAGCTCCGACGCCATGTACCGGGTCGTCGACCAGGCCCGGCACGCGCGTGCCAACGGCCTGGACTGGATGGTGGTGACCGACCACGGCAGCGTCGCGCACGCGAAGATCGGCGTCGAGAAGGTCAACCCGGACATCCGCGCCGCCCGGGAGCAGCTCAAGGACCTGCTGATCTACCAGGGTCTGGAGTGGAACATCCCGGCGGCCGAGCACGCCACCGTCTTCGTCGCGCCCGGCCGCAACGAGGTGGCCGTGCTCAAGGAGTTCGAGAACGCGTACGACGGCAGCGTCGTGGGCGCGGGCGACCCGACGCCCGCGAACGAGGCGCTCGCCATCGCGGGCATCCGGTTCCTCGGCGAGGCGGTGCGCAAGCGGCGCATCGACGGTGCGCTGTTCCTGGCCAACCACCCGGCGCGGCGCGGCATCGACTCGCCGCACGAGGTGCGCGGGTGGCGCGACGCCGACCCCAGCGTCGCGATCGGCATGGAGGGCGCCCCGGGTCACCAGGCCGCCGGCCTGCCCCGGGCGACCGCGGGCCGGGCCCGCGGCTACTACGACAACAACCCGTCCGCCGCGTCGTTCCCCGGCTACCCGCTGGAGAGCTACCGCACCTGGGGCGGGTTCGACTGGATGACCGCCACCGTGGGCGGCCTGTGGGACAGCCTGCTCGCCGAGGGCAAGCCCTGGTGGATCAGCGCGAACTCCGACTCGCACGTCAACTACCTGGACACCGCGCAGCGCGGCCCGGGCGGCGACTTCAACACCGACGGCCGCTACCCCGACCCGGTGTACGGGCCGCTGCTCACCGAGGCCGGTGACTACTGGCCGGGCCAGTACAGCCGGACCCACGTGGGGGCGGGCTCGTTCAGCTACCGGGCGGTCATGGACGGCCTGCGCGCCGGGCGGGTCTGGGTCGACCACGGCGGCCTGATCAGCGGGCTGGACGTGCGGGCGCGGGTGGCCGGGGACCGGCGGCGCGACTCCGGCACGCCGCTCGGCGGGGTGCTGCGGGTCAAGCGCGGCACGAGCGTGGAGCTGACCATCGACGTCGACCTGGCCGGTACGCCGAACTGGTCGCAGTTCGTGCCGGTGCTGGCCCGGGTCGACGTGATCGCCGGCCTGGTGACCGGCCCGGTCGCCGACCGCGACACGTTCACCGCCCCGACCGCGAAGGTCGTGAAGTCCTTCGAGGTCGGCAAGGGGACCGGCCGGGTGTCGTTCACGTACGCGCTCGGCCGCGTCGACGAGCCGTGTTACCTGCGAGTCCGTGGCACTGACGGCAACCGCAGCGCGCCGGGCCTGATGGGCGCGGGGGTCGACCCGTCCGGGCCGGCCATGGACGTGATCGGCGCCGCCGACCCGTGGCTGGACCTGTGGTTCTACGGCAACCCGATCTGGGTGCTGCCGAGCTGA
- a CDS encoding TIGR03842 family LLM class F420-dependent oxidoreductase, which translates to MDIGVVFQLDPPARRVVELAQRAEAAGFSHVWSFDSHLLWQEPYVVYSAILAATERVVVGPMVTNPGTRDVTVTASTFATLNEMYGNRTVCGIGRGDSARRTLGLPPMNLAELRESVHVIRELGNGREITHRGSPLRFPWVTDSQLEVWVAAYGPKALKLTGEVADGFILQLADLDIAAWMIKAVRDAAERAGRDPMAVKFCVAAPAYVGDDLPYQRAQTRWFGGMVGNHIADIVARYGDTGAVPQALTDYIKGRKGYDYAEHGRAGNSHADFVPDEIVDRFCVLGPVQAHVEKLTRLKELGVDQFAVYLQHDAKEETLRAYGEQVIPAIKSR; encoded by the coding sequence ATGGACATCGGAGTCGTGTTCCAGCTCGATCCGCCGGCCAGGCGCGTCGTCGAGCTCGCCCAGCGGGCCGAGGCGGCCGGGTTCAGTCACGTGTGGTCGTTCGACTCGCACCTGCTGTGGCAGGAGCCGTACGTCGTCTACAGCGCGATCCTGGCGGCCACCGAGCGGGTGGTCGTCGGCCCGATGGTGACCAACCCCGGCACCCGTGACGTCACCGTCACCGCCAGCACCTTCGCCACCCTCAACGAGATGTACGGCAACCGCACCGTCTGTGGCATCGGCCGCGGCGACTCCGCCCGGCGCACCCTCGGCCTACCGCCGATGAACCTGGCCGAACTGCGCGAGTCGGTGCACGTGATCCGCGAACTCGGCAACGGCCGGGAGATCACGCACCGCGGGTCGCCGCTGCGCTTCCCGTGGGTCACGGACTCGCAGCTCGAGGTGTGGGTCGCGGCGTACGGGCCGAAGGCGCTGAAGCTGACCGGCGAGGTCGCCGACGGCTTCATCCTGCAGCTCGCCGACCTCGACATCGCCGCCTGGATGATCAAAGCGGTACGGGACGCGGCCGAGCGCGCCGGGCGGGACCCGATGGCGGTGAAGTTCTGCGTCGCCGCCCCGGCCTACGTCGGCGACGACCTGCCCTACCAGCGGGCGCAGACGCGCTGGTTCGGCGGCATGGTCGGCAACCACATCGCCGACATCGTGGCCCGCTACGGCGACACCGGCGCGGTGCCGCAGGCGCTGACCGACTACATCAAGGGCCGCAAGGGATACGACTACGCCGAGCACGGGCGGGCCGGCAACAGCCACGCCGACTTCGTGCCCGACGAGATCGTGGACCGGTTCTGCGTGCTCGGCCCCGTGCAGGCGCACGTCGAGAAGCTGACCCGGCTCAAGGAGCTGGGCGTGGACCAGTTCGCGGTCTACCTGCAGCACGACGCGAAGGAGGAGACCCTGCGCGCGTACGGCGAACAGGTCATCCCCGCGATCAAGTCACGCTGA
- the hydA gene encoding dihydropyrimidinase yields the protein MAILITGGTVVTPTGRHAADVLVDGETIAALFAPGLAPVGADVEVIDATGKYVIPGGVDAHTHMELPFGGTFASDTFESGTRAAAFGGTTTIIDFAVQRSGENVHEGLAAWHAKAEGNCHIDYGFHMIIGGVDDESLKAMDSLVDAEGISSFKLFMAYPGVFYSDDGQILRAMQKARDNGSMIMMHAENGIAIDVLIGQALSRGETDPINHGLTRPAELEAEATRRAISLAQVAGDTPLYIVHLSASQALEAVAAARDTGRNVFAETCPQYLYLTLEDQLGAPGFEGAKWVCSTPLRSKQESHQRDLWRGLRSNDLAIVSTDHCPFCFKDQKELGLGDFSKIPNGIGGVEHRVDLLYQGVVDGKLSLERWVETIATTPARMFGLYPRKGAIAPGSDADIVVYDPNGRTRISVDTHHMNMDHSAYEGYEIAGRVDTVLSRGSVLVSGGQYHGRKGHGRYLPRGLSSYLV from the coding sequence ATGGCCATCCTGATCACCGGCGGCACCGTCGTCACGCCCACCGGACGCCACGCCGCCGACGTGCTCGTCGACGGCGAGACGATCGCCGCCCTGTTCGCCCCCGGTCTCGCGCCGGTCGGCGCCGATGTCGAGGTCATCGACGCGACCGGCAAGTACGTCATCCCCGGCGGCGTGGACGCGCACACCCACATGGAGCTGCCGTTCGGCGGCACGTTCGCGTCCGACACCTTCGAGTCCGGCACCCGCGCGGCCGCGTTCGGCGGGACCACCACGATCATCGACTTCGCGGTGCAGCGTTCCGGCGAGAACGTGCACGAGGGCCTCGCGGCCTGGCACGCCAAGGCCGAGGGCAACTGCCACATCGACTACGGCTTCCACATGATCATCGGCGGGGTCGACGACGAGTCGTTGAAGGCCATGGACTCCCTCGTCGACGCCGAGGGCATCAGCAGCTTCAAGCTGTTCATGGCATACCCCGGCGTGTTCTACAGCGACGACGGCCAGATCCTGCGCGCCATGCAGAAGGCCCGCGACAACGGCTCCATGATCATGATGCATGCCGAGAACGGCATCGCCATCGACGTCCTCATCGGCCAGGCCCTGTCCCGCGGTGAAACCGACCCGATCAACCACGGCCTCACCAGACCCGCCGAACTCGAAGCCGAAGCCACCCGACGCGCGATCTCCCTCGCTCAGGTCGCCGGCGACACCCCGCTCTACATCGTGCACCTGTCGGCGTCCCAAGCCCTCGAAGCCGTCGCCGCCGCCCGCGACACCGGCCGCAACGTCTTCGCCGAGACCTGCCCCCAATACCTCTACCTGACTCTCGAAGACCAGCTCGGCGCACCGGGGTTCGAGGGCGCGAAGTGGGTGTGCTCGACGCCGCTGCGCTCGAAGCAGGAGAGCCACCAGCGGGATCTGTGGCGCGGGCTGCGCAGCAACGATCTCGCGATCGTGTCGACGGACCACTGCCCGTTCTGCTTCAAGGACCAGAAGGAACTCGGCCTCGGCGACTTCTCGAAGATCCCCAACGGCATCGGCGGCGTCGAACACCGCGTCGACCTGCTCTACCAAGGCGTCGTCGACGGCAAGCTGTCGCTGGAGCGCTGGGTGGAGACGATCGCGACGACGCCGGCGCGCATGTTCGGCCTGTACCCGCGCAAGGGCGCGATCGCGCCGGGCTCCGACGCCGACATCGTCGTCTACGACCCGAACGGCCGCACCCGGATCAGCGTCGACACGCACCACATGAACATGGACCACTCCGCGTACGAGGGCTACGAGATCGCGGGCAGGGTCGACACGGTGCTCTCCCGGGGCAGCGTGCTGGTGTCCGGCGGGCAGTACCACGGCCGCAAGGGCCACGGCCGCTACCTGCCGCGCGGCCTGTCGAGCTACCTGGTCTAG
- a CDS encoding nitrilase-related carbon-nitrogen hydrolase, translating into MSDIIRAALVQTTWTGDKESMIKAHEEYARQAAAQGAKVICFQELFYGPYFCQVQDAQYYSYAESIPGPTTERFQALARELGMVMVLPMYEQEQPGVLYNTAAVVDADGSYLGKYRKTHIPQVKGFWEKFYFRPGNLGYPVFDTAVGRVGVYICYDRHFPEGWRALGLNGAQLVFNPSATSRGLSSYLWKLEQPASAVANEYFIGAINRVGIEDLGDDDFYGTSYFVDPEGRFVGEPADAHQPELVVRDLDLGLLAEVRDRWAFYRDRRPDAYGPLTQA; encoded by the coding sequence ATGTCAGACATCATCCGTGCCGCGCTGGTCCAGACGACCTGGACCGGTGACAAGGAATCAATGATCAAGGCGCATGAGGAGTACGCGCGGCAGGCCGCCGCGCAGGGCGCGAAGGTGATCTGCTTTCAGGAGCTGTTCTACGGCCCGTACTTCTGCCAGGTGCAGGATGCGCAGTACTACTCCTACGCGGAGTCGATTCCGGGTCCGACGACCGAGCGGTTCCAGGCGTTGGCTCGTGAGCTGGGCATGGTGATGGTGCTGCCGATGTACGAGCAGGAGCAGCCCGGCGTGCTGTACAACACCGCGGCGGTGGTCGACGCCGACGGCTCCTATCTGGGCAAGTACCGCAAGACCCATATTCCGCAGGTGAAGGGGTTCTGGGAGAAGTTCTACTTCCGGCCGGGCAACCTGGGCTACCCGGTGTTCGACACGGCGGTGGGCAGGGTCGGGGTGTACATCTGCTACGACCGGCACTTCCCCGAGGGCTGGCGCGCGCTCGGCCTCAACGGCGCGCAGCTGGTGTTCAACCCGTCCGCGACCAGCCGCGGCCTGTCCTCGTATCTCTGGAAGCTGGAGCAGCCCGCGTCCGCGGTGGCCAACGAGTACTTCATCGGGGCGATCAACCGGGTGGGCATCGAGGACCTGGGCGACGACGACTTCTACGGCACCTCCTACTTCGTCGACCCCGAGGGCAGGTTCGTCGGCGAGCCCGCCGATGCGCATCAGCCGGAGCTGGTGGTGCGGGACCTGGATCTCGGTCTGCTGGCCGAGGTGCGCGACCGGTGGGCGTTCTACCGGGACCGCCGGCCCGACGCCTATGGCCCGCTGACCCAGGCCTGA
- a CDS encoding fibronectin type III domain-containing protein, producing the protein MAQPHPGQAAQARKLVIQLGQLLTDVTAGRPVAKVHQHLLDQFDAAVHDYRIDAMEVGQQEFAETWHALQYGLALPVGTWDQIVLPTVVGFSSAQKLKMHLELATSYWLAARAAVDAVPDYPAAVAELAAPEAFTTDHTLPVVPPAPAPTQPSTPLRPSTAEAAPTDAPPSDTAPSPTAERPAPTGPDRRVLVAVAVAVLATVTVMLVLIIRPTGDGQPVSLQDGLPSPILSAGVMADESGQPVTLPTAPPSTSPEPAPMITNEPLPKPSWTPPAPPTTKPGTTTPPPAPPVAPSAPTRLTAVAAVEHKIWLSWSAPATGGSGGVAYYRILRDGQFIGWTRDTSATVADLAPGTSYVFVVIAVNAAGLQSGPSNQITTMTASPSPLPAPSPTNPASPPPSPSESPSPSPAETTDEPSPSPSEPEASPSPEATSPDPDPPTEPADAT; encoded by the coding sequence GTGGCGCAGCCACATCCCGGGCAGGCAGCTCAAGCACGCAAACTGGTCATCCAGCTGGGGCAGCTGCTCACCGACGTCACGGCCGGACGCCCGGTCGCCAAGGTGCACCAGCACCTGCTCGACCAGTTCGACGCCGCCGTGCACGACTACCGCATCGACGCGATGGAAGTCGGCCAGCAGGAATTCGCCGAGACCTGGCACGCACTTCAATACGGGCTCGCCCTCCCCGTAGGCACCTGGGACCAGATCGTCCTGCCCACGGTCGTGGGCTTCAGCAGCGCCCAGAAGTTGAAGATGCACCTGGAGCTGGCCACCTCTTACTGGCTGGCCGCCCGCGCCGCCGTCGACGCGGTGCCCGACTACCCGGCCGCCGTCGCCGAGCTGGCCGCACCCGAAGCCTTCACCACCGACCACACGCTGCCTGTCGTGCCACCGGCCCCCGCCCCCACCCAGCCGAGCACGCCCCTGCGGCCCTCCACCGCCGAGGCCGCCCCGACCGACGCGCCGCCCTCCGACACCGCGCCGTCGCCCACCGCCGAACGCCCGGCACCGACCGGACCCGACCGCCGGGTGCTGGTCGCCGTCGCGGTCGCCGTGCTGGCCACTGTCACCGTCATGCTGGTGCTCATCATCAGGCCGACCGGCGACGGCCAGCCCGTGTCGCTCCAGGACGGACTACCCTCCCCGATCCTGTCGGCGGGCGTCATGGCCGACGAAAGCGGCCAGCCGGTCACCCTGCCGACCGCGCCACCGTCGACCAGCCCAGAGCCCGCGCCGATGATCACCAACGAGCCCCTGCCGAAGCCCAGCTGGACCCCGCCGGCACCACCCACCACGAAGCCTGGCACGACGACCCCGCCCCCGGCCCCGCCGGTCGCTCCGTCCGCGCCCACGCGCCTGACCGCGGTCGCCGCCGTCGAGCACAAGATCTGGCTCTCCTGGTCCGCCCCGGCCACCGGCGGGTCGGGCGGCGTCGCCTACTACCGCATCCTGCGCGACGGACAGTTCATCGGCTGGACCCGCGACACCAGCGCGACCGTCGCCGACCTCGCGCCGGGCACCTCCTACGTGTTCGTGGTCATCGCCGTCAACGCCGCCGGGCTGCAGTCCGGGCCGAGCAACCAGATCACGACCATGACCGCGTCCCCGTCACCGCTTCCCGCACCATCACCGACCAATCCGGCTTCGCCTCCGCCGTCGCCGAGCGAGTCCCCGTCACCGTCACCGGCGGAGACGACCGACGAGCCGTCACCGTCGCCGAGCGAGCCGGAGGCCTCGCCGTCACCGGAGGCCACGTCACCGGACCCCGACCCGCCGACCGAGCCCGCGGACGCAACCTGA